One stretch of Hyphomicrobiales bacterium DNA includes these proteins:
- a CDS encoding PDZ domain-containing protein, protein EAPFVKLGRAVGRLDVLTDAGVFPCTAFLISERHILTNHHCVPGIVDIPEARATRIEAVRLVLGYTLDGVAEGAEGFTVSAVPVEANRRLDYSILEVFGDPSVRFGSLRLASVDPVPDNYPYWIIGHPLKGAQRISREQCKSAAPAVAGERLRHTCDTLPGNSGSPVIDPETKAVVALHHAGSARDAINFAVPLSLIASRSEIVAGLVAKSAAPPPAPGAPLASAPLSEAAQAWESIKSTDNPAFLDAFIKRFPDTVFADFARVRIAELAREKEPTAEPAPATAPEAPKAVADNPPASGPIETRTALVSPPATAPAFSPAADLPIATSAADLIARVRASVVKVEATFPKRADSVSSEDSRNVDDVLNSLPVDHPFRDFFKQFRQSGSGTGAATTDGAGKSQAIGSGVIVSADGYIATVASVAAGADSLTVTLDAGNALPATLIDTDPLTGLTLLKIAPAAPLTAATFAALTPAKGEPVIAIGAPYGLLGSVSDGVVERLADQPQGGTSVALLEIDMHVANGHAGAPLFNIRGEVVALVEGSSVTTEGPTGLAMPGSIAGPVLEELRVSGVSRSTAEIVTRVRASAAEQPFSTPSQFFGEWSPAAMASARRATVRITATARGTANDGTALADLSGAGVSLGDGRILTSSSLVAGAGAIDVMTSDGGRYRIEKVLGIDARTGLALLHLPSAGRNLHAIEFAGDAPRAGQAIFAFRPDAPGGERGMLSAASRNVGSGPYDLVQYDLDLGDTWGGAPVFDATGRLAAITIVKYQPEVATSGKTASLHFGAPAALASAVAGELAKAGTVSRGWLGVKIQNLSPEIATSLGRSDSKGALVTELTEGGPAVKAGLLAGDLILAVDGTGIADTRDLARRIAGHAPGSRVTLDIVRQGASARIVLTLGTFPTAAPQLAAAPANAAPEAPAAPPLEDTLPLGAVELAMLTAQRKVQYGVVTATDGVLVQSVTPGSQAAEKGLTVGNVIVEVGQESVRSPRMLASIAETAANAGRDKLLLLVWSKEGQRFVALPVSELLPAKTVNTSTARPSLWRAVTFGEGNLGRDPGTAADLIIGSLRDEGWQGEVGRILSAGAGELPDDVRRALQQELKSRGLYKGAIDGDIGPGTQRALRSLVP, encoded by the coding sequence CCGAGGCGCCGTTCGTCAAACTCGGCCGCGCGGTCGGCCGGCTCGATGTGCTGACGGACGCCGGCGTCTTTCCCTGCACCGCCTTCCTCATCTCCGAACGCCACATCCTGACCAACCACCACTGCGTGCCCGGCATCGTCGACATCCCCGAGGCGCGGGCAACGCGCATCGAAGCCGTGCGCCTGGTGCTCGGCTATACGCTCGACGGGGTAGCCGAGGGGGCCGAGGGCTTCACGGTGAGCGCCGTGCCGGTCGAGGCCAACCGCCGGCTCGATTATTCCATCCTCGAGGTGTTCGGCGACCCGAGCGTGCGCTTCGGGTCCTTGCGGCTGGCCAGCGTCGATCCGGTTCCGGACAATTATCCCTATTGGATCATAGGGCACCCCTTGAAGGGCGCGCAGCGCATCAGCCGCGAGCAGTGCAAGAGCGCGGCCCCGGCCGTCGCCGGCGAACGCCTGCGCCATACCTGCGATACCTTGCCCGGCAACTCGGGCTCGCCCGTGATCGATCCCGAAACGAAAGCCGTCGTCGCCCTCCACCATGCCGGCTCGGCGCGCGATGCGATCAATTTCGCGGTGCCGCTGTCGCTCATCGCCTCGCGATCCGAGATCGTCGCGGGGCTCGTTGCAAAGTCCGCCGCTCCACCCCCGGCGCCCGGCGCGCCGCTCGCCTCCGCGCCCCTTTCCGAGGCGGCGCAGGCCTGGGAGAGCATAAAGTCGACCGACAACCCCGCCTTCCTCGACGCCTTCATCAAGCGTTTTCCTGACACGGTTTTTGCCGATTTCGCGCGCGTGCGCATCGCAGAGCTGGCGCGCGAGAAGGAGCCGACGGCCGAGCCCGCGCCGGCCACTGCACCCGAAGCTCCCAAGGCCGTTGCGGATAATCCCCCCGCTTCGGGCCCGATCGAAACGCGTACCGCCCTCGTTTCCCCTCCCGCCACGGCTCCGGCATTCTCCCCGGCCGCTGACCTACCCATCGCAACCAGCGCCGCCGACCTCATTGCCCGCGTGCGCGCCAGCGTGGTCAAGGTGGAGGCGACCTTCCCGAAGCGTGCCGATTCCGTGTCATCCGAGGACAGCAGGAATGTGGATGATGTCCTCAATTCGCTGCCGGTCGACCACCCGTTCCGCGACTTCTTCAAGCAGTTCCGCCAGTCCGGCAGTGGCACCGGCGCTGCCACTACTGACGGCGCCGGGAAATCGCAGGCCATCGGCTCCGGCGTCATCGTGTCGGCGGACGGCTACATTGCCACCGTGGCGAGTGTCGCTGCAGGCGCCGATTCGCTCACCGTCACGCTCGATGCCGGTAATGCCCTTCCCGCCACCCTGATCGACACCGATCCCCTCACCGGCCTGACGCTCTTGAAGATCGCTCCGGCAGCGCCACTGACGGCGGCCACCTTCGCCGCCCTGACCCCTGCCAAAGGCGAGCCGGTGATTGCGATCGGCGCGCCCTACGGCCTTCTCGGTTCGGTAAGCGATGGCGTGGTCGAGCGGCTCGCGGATCAGCCGCAAGGTGGCACGAGCGTCGCCCTACTCGAGATCGACATGCACGTAGCCAACGGCCATGCCGGCGCGCCGCTGTTCAACATACGCGGCGAGGTCGTCGCCCTCGTTGAAGGCTCGAGCGTCACCACCGAAGGACCAACAGGCCTTGCCATGCCGGGCTCCATTGCCGGCCCGGTGCTCGAGGAGCTTCGCGTGAGTGGCGTTTCCCGCTCCACCGCCGAGATCGTCACGCGCGTTCGTGCCAGCGCAGCCGAGCAGCCCTTCAGCACCCCGTCGCAATTCTTCGGCGAATGGAGCCCAGCCGCAATGGCGAGTGCGCGGCGCGCCACCGTCCGCATCACGGCAACCGCCAGAGGTACCGCGAATGACGGAACCGCCCTCGCGGACCTCTCGGGCGCAGGCGTCTCCCTCGGCGACGGTCGCATCCTGACGTCTTCGTCCCTGGTCGCTGGTGCCGGAGCGATCGACGTCATGACCTCCGACGGGGGCCGATACCGGATCGAGAAAGTGCTCGGCATCGACGCGCGGACCGGCCTTGCACTACTCCACTTGCCATCGGCCGGCCGGAACCTGCATGCCATCGAATTCGCTGGCGATGCTCCGCGAGCCGGCCAGGCAATCTTTGCTTTCCGGCCCGACGCCCCGGGCGGCGAACGTGGCATGCTTTCGGCCGCGAGCCGCAATGTCGGATCGGGGCCCTACGATCTCGTCCAGTACGACCTCGACCTTGGCGACACCTGGGGCGGCGCGCCGGTGTTCGATGCCACCGGGCGCCTCGCGGCGATCACCATCGTCAAGTATCAACCCGAGGTCGCAACGTCCGGCAAGACTGCCTCCCTCCACTTCGGCGCCCCCGCGGCTCTCGCCTCGGCCGTTGCCGGCGAACTCGCCAAGGCGGGCACCGTCTCGCGCGGCTGGCTGGGCGTCAAGATCCAGAACCTGTCGCCGGAGATCGCCACCTCGCTCGGACGGAGCGACAGCAAGGGCGCGCTCGTCACCGAGCTCACCGAGGGCGGCCCCGCCGTGAAGGCCGGCCTGCTCGCGGGCGACCTCATCCTCGCAGTCGACGGCACGGGGATCGCCGATACGAGAGACCTCGCGCGCCGCATCGCGGGCCACGCCCCGGGCAGCCGCGTCACCCTCGACATCGTTCGCCAAGGCGCTTCCGCCCGCATCGTGTTGACGCTCGGCACCTTCCCGACGGCCGCGCCGCAGCTGGCCGCCGCACCGGCGAATGCCGCGCCGGAGGCGCCTGCCGCCCCGCCGCTCGAGGACACGCTCCCTCTCGGCGCCGTCGAACTCGCGATGTTGACTGCGCAGCGCAAAGTGCAATACGGCGTCGTGACTGCGACCGATGGTGTATTGGTTCAGAGCGTCACCCCCGGCAGTCAGGCCGCCGAGAAGGGGCTCACCGTTGGGAACGTGATCGTGGAGGTCGGCCAGGAAAGCGTACGATCGCCCCGCATGCTGGCATCCATCGCGGAAACCGCCGCCAACGCCGGGCGCGACAAGCTGCTCCTCCTGGTCTGGTCGAAAGAGGGGCAACGGTTCGTCGCCCTTCCGGTCTCGGAGTTGCTCCCTGCCAAGACGGTGAACACATCGACCGCCCGCCCCAGCCTATGGCGCGCCGTCACCTTCGGTGAGGGCAATCTCGGTCGCGATCCCGGCACCGCCGCCGACCTCATCATCGGGAGTTTGCGCGATGAAGGCTGGCAGGGCGAAGTCGGGCGCATCCTGTCGGCCGGCGCCGGCGAATTGCCCGACGACGTCCGCCGCGCGCTCCAGCAGGAGTTGAAGAGCCGTGGCCTCTACAAAGGGGCGATCGACGGCGACATCGGGCCCGGAACGCAGCGCGCCTTGCGCAGCCTCGTGCCGTGA
- a CDS encoding peroxidase-related enzyme (This protein belongs to a clade of uncharacterized proteins related to peroxidases such as the alkylhydroperoxidase AhpD.) — translation MSAWIRMISDEEASPELKAVLDLARTPHGTVDNVMRVHSLRPNTMRGHVILYRAALHDDTNTLPMWLQETVASYVSILNDCPYSLANHWSNARHLMADDARADRIKAALDARRPADVFDGRELALMEYAEKLTLRPGAMQRADVERMQAAGLDDGEILEANQIIGYFNYVNRLLNGLGVSTAGDVIGYYAKD, via the coding sequence ATGAGCGCATGGATCCGGATGATATCGGACGAGGAGGCCTCGCCTGAATTGAAGGCGGTGCTCGACCTCGCCCGCACGCCGCACGGCACGGTCGACAATGTCATGCGGGTCCACTCCCTGCGCCCGAACACCATGCGTGGCCACGTCATCCTCTATCGCGCCGCCCTCCACGACGACACCAACACGCTGCCCATGTGGCTCCAGGAGACGGTCGCCTCGTACGTTTCCATCCTGAACGACTGCCCCTATTCGCTCGCCAACCACTGGTCCAACGCCCGTCACCTGATGGCCGACGATGCCCGCGCCGATCGCATCAAGGCCGCCCTCGACGCCCGGCGTCCGGCCGACGTTTTCGACGGTCGTGAACTCGCGCTGATGGAGTACGCCGAAAAACTCACGCTGCGCCCCGGCGCCATGCAGCGCGCCGACGTCGAGCGCATGCAGGCGGCCGGCCTCGACGACGGCGAAATCCTGGAGGCCAACCAGATCATCGGTTATTTCAACTACGTGAACCGGTTGCTCAACGGTCTCGGCGTCTCGACGGCGGGCGACGTCATCGGCTATTACGCCAAGGACTGA